The following DNA comes from Capricornis sumatraensis isolate serow.1 chromosome 13, serow.2, whole genome shotgun sequence.
CCCTCCAAGGTCTGCCAACAATCTTGAGTCAGTCATAACCACAGTGGATCTTTGTTAGAATTATCTGTGCTTGTTAATAATTTTGTGGGCTTTGAACAGTTATGATGAGTGACCACCTGACTGAGTGCTCTAATAATTGAAACATTACTATGTTGGGAAAACTCTAATATGAAGACATTATTGTGGAAAAGAAGGTAATGGTTGGAACAgtgaaaatcttttcatgtgttcactgAGAGCTGGGTTATTAGAAGCTAACAGTTGCTCTAAATAAAACACCTCACTTAGGGAATGCTACGGTCTGGATGCTTGTTTTCCGCCTAAATTGATAGGTTAAAATCCTAGCCCCCGGGCTGATGGTATTGGGAGgtggggtctttgggaggtgaCTAGGCAGTGAGTGTGGAGCCCTTGTGAACCGGAAAGGTGCCCCCATCAACAGACCACAGAGAGTTTGCTTGCCCCCTCTGCCATGTGTGGTTACAGTGAGAAGGCCATTTATGAATGAGGAAGCAGGCTTTTACCAGACACagaacctgaccatgctggcagtctgatctcagatttccagcctccagaactgtgagaattaCATTTCCAGTACTTACaagcaaatttctgttgtttataagccatccaCTATATTGTTATAGCAGCTCAGATGGACTAAGATGGAATAAGTTCCCTATAAGATTAAAGATTTCAGAAACCTTTTAGGGCGAGGCTCAGGAAAAAGAAGCTAGCATAGCTTTGTGGTTTACAGAAGGGCTCTCAAGTCATATTTTCCTGGATTCAGATCTCAGTTTCatatttattaacttatatgGCTTTAGGCAAATTGCTTAAAACACCAGGTTTTAGTCATTGgaataaaatgattattgatGGATCTGAATCAATGTGCTGGTAAAGTACACTCCTTGCTCTTTAAGGGTGGTGTTactagtgaaaatgaaaatgaaagttgctcagtcgtgtccgagtctttgccaccccgtggactatacagtccatggaattctccaggtcagaatactggagtgggtagcctttcccttctccaggggatcttcgcaacccagggatttaacccaggtctctgcctgcaatgcaggcagattctttaccaggagaAGACCTGGGAAAgtaacaccagggaagcccagtgttacTACGGTGTGTCCTAAAACTAACTGCCAGATTGCTGTGACAGAGGCCTGTGGGATTTCTTGGTTCTTACTGCATGTCTGTGGTGATGATGGGCgggagggacagggtggggtgGCTGAGAAAGGTGTTTTCAGGAGGATCACATAGGGTTGTGCAACTTGTATTCAGCACCAGCATGAGGAGGGCTGGAATCCCATCCCACACCCAGTTCATCAGTCCCTGTGCCCTGCCGCAGGGCTGCGTCCACCCAGAGACGTCAGATGTCATATGGTTCCTACCATATGACTCATCCAGGCACTGTCTGGACCAGTGGTGGACCTCAACATAAAGACACATCCTGATCTGGAATCATCTTTTTTtaacaggatttttaaaattggtaTAAAGTTAGGATTTAAGAGATACAGATTATAAAATCTGAAAAGCAGAACATGGGTGCTACATTTCAAGTTCCTGCTCAAAAGTGCTCATTTGGAGTATATATCTGCAAgatctttttagttttattaataaccaagccctgtgtgtgtgtctaaatgTGTACTTCAGTTCCTGTTGAAACAAGAATCCTAAATTTTCTGAACTCACATCACATAAACATAGTCTCTAAAGCATCTCTTTGGGTAAATACCGAAAGGAAGGCTCTTCATGCTTTTGGATTGGTTCTCCTCCTGTAATCTACAAGTTAATCTCCATAAAAAGCCTCACATGATTTGTGTGTTGCCCTGCTGCTCTGCATTGTATCTTCCTGTGTCTGAGTTTCTCACATAGTGCtacgaagcagggaaaggttttTCCCCCCTGGGTAGGCGAAATGTACTTAGTATATGTATTGCTTAATGTATTATATAAAGATCTCTTTTAAACCTAATTctctctttaaaagttttatctCCAAGTAGAATTATATTCCGGAGTactggggttagggcttcaacatatgaatttgcaAGGGGGCTCAGAGGAGGTGagacaattcagcccataacttTGTAGGTTTTGTTCCCCTTAGAGTAAGCAGGCACATGAAAGATAACATCTCTTATGATCAGAGATATGACTATGTATTGTGTTTATAACTGATTCCCTTAGAAGCAACTAGGGAATAATGCTTTCATGGGTATTCtttgttggttggttgttttgttAGTCAGtgagtctgtctgactcttttgcaaccccacgtaaatgtagcctgccaagctccactgtccgtgggatttcccaggcaagagtactggaatgggttgccatttccttctccaaggaatcttcccgacccagggatcgaacccacatctcctgcattggtaggcagattctttaccactgagccaccagggaagcctaggttATTCTCTGTAGCATCCTGCATATTGGGTTACTTACGCAGTTATCACCCCCACTCATTGATCTTCTGAGCTAGGTAGAAGCCTACTTTCTGAATCTTCCTTTCCCCATCTTTCTGAATCCTTCCCTAGCAGTTGCTTGTTCATCAAGATGCTCCAACCTGGGAGCTATTATAAGTTGTCCAGGATGGCATGAATAAAAAGCTGCCATAAGTACCTGTGGAGTTGGTCCGAAATTTGGGTGTGCATTAAAATCACCCAGAGGGAATCCTAGACCCTCTGAGTCAGAACCTCCAGGGTCCCAAGCATCAGTACTccatgttttcagcttttcagaaGATGCTGTTGCCTCCTAAAGTCTCAGAATCACTGAGCTACCATCATCTATTTTCTCTTACATCAAATCACATTGCCCCCTGAAAGGAGGCTGACAGAATTTCCCAGAACTTCCCTGTGGAATCCAGGACTCAGAACAGATGACCTGCATGACTTAAAAGAACATTAGATGACAGAAGCAGATTTCTGGCAGGTGGttgtaaattttcttttgaattcttcATCTCCATGAGAATCAAAAAAGCAGGatttattaaaagatgcttgctccttggaagaaaagctatgacaaacttagacagcatattaaaaagcagagacattattttgccaacaaatgtccatctagtcaaagctattgtttctccagtagtcatgtatggatgtgagagctggaccgtaaagagagctgagcaccagaaaactcttgagagtcccttggacttgttACTGAAGTAACAAAGGACTTGTTACTGAAGTTTTTCCTGACAGCACTTTTCAGAAAGAAGTTTGGGCCAGGCTGAAAGCATATTTAAAGCTCCCCCCAAATGACATGAGAATTTTCAAGCAGATCATCAgaaacaaggagaaagaaaagttaCATGCAGTTAACATGGAAGAAAGCAGTGTCCTGAGGGAGAGGTGGCTGTCAGTCAAGTGCATGATTGCCATCGTGAACTTCTTGTCCAAAAAAGCAAAGCTGTGATGACCAGCACGGCACAGCTAAGTGTTTCCAGAGATGTGTTGTACTACTGCTTCTGCTTTTCAATTCCTGAGCCAAATAAACCTCgctgtgtcttaaaaaaaaaaaaaaatgcagggagatcaaaccagtcaatcctaaaggaaatcagtcctcaatattcactggaaggactgatgctgaagctgaagctccaacactttgaccacctgatgcaaagaactgactcattggaaaagaccctgaagctgggaaagattgaaggcaggaggcgaaggggatgacagaggatgagatggttagatgacatcactgactcgatggacatgagtttgagtaagctccgggagttggtgatggacagggaaacctggtgtgctgcagtctgtggggtcacagagtcagacacgactgagtgaccgaactgaactgaactgatttgaacaactttgcctggcgtgctgcaattcatgggttgcagagtcagacacgactgagcgactgaactaactatgaATAGTTTACCAAAGTTTATTACATTATCCTTTATCATAATGAGATGAGAGGGTCAATAGAATTGTttgacttttctttctcatttactgTGGTTCCCTTTTTCAGCTGTCACAGTATAGAACCAAGCTATTGGGTATGTGGCttatattgattttctttctgtgCCTGCTTCTGTATTTTGGTATAACTACAGTAAGGAGTACATTTAAACAGTTTAGGGAATATTGTTAGAAGCAGTAGCCTCTTGGTTGACTTTCTGTTGTACTTTTCCTAATGTTTGTACCTTGGCAACCAGGAAACCTTCTAGATCAGTGGGACCAGCTCATTTGGGGCTGAGCTGGGTCAAGAAAGGTGAGCAGGAAGGCAGTGAAGGCCACTTTCTTGTGTACACCTCCTAGAGAATCTCCAGCTTCCACGTCCTGCCTCTCTCCTGACCAGTTTGTAGACTTGAACCTTCAAGTGAACTTAGACCTTCATCTCATTCAGGATCCATGGCTTCATGCTGGTAGGTCTTGGGAAGGAATGACTATCTCTGAACATCTTCTTCGAAGGCCACTTTCTATATAATTGCGGTGCACTTTGCTCGTCCTATTGTGAATGAAATGATAGCTTTTTCAGGGCTTCAGGAGAGCAGTACTGGGCTTGGGACCTGTCTACGACTAGCAGAGACCAACAAGCAGGTCCCTAACGTTCTGGTGTGTGATGCTGTCCTTTAACTACCCCCTTACCTTCTGTGGTAGTGCTTCCCAAGCCTTCATTGCATCCATCACCATTTCTTGTCTTGTCCTTCAAAAATTATTCATTCTCTGTtctatttatgtaaaaaaaattattcatattttattctaTCTGTATCTATCTTCAAAAATTATTAATTCTACATTTGCAGAGTAGCATATGTTGGCTGCTAACTTAAGCAGATAAATAAAGCTCAACTCCATACTAGCCATCTCATGTACTTTCCTCGTGTCACATAAGGTGGTAACCTGATTGTAATGCACACATCTTAAAGGAGTTAGTCTTTTAAACAAATACTTATGGTTTTGTGGGGTTTTATCTAATTGATGAATCTACAGGACATTATAAAAATGTTGGAAAATAGAGAAGAGCACAAGGAAGTAATTAAAGTGATTTATAATTCCACAGTTTGAAGAAAACTACATTTTGATGTGTATTATTCAAGTCTTTATTTCAAGATGTTTGCATGACAGCCCTGCTCATTCTCTTCcctttacagatttttttctacCTAAAATGATATTTATGCTTTTCATCCCATTAGATAGCCTTCTAAACTCTGTGATTATGTAGCCATCACTATCTCATTTTTGcacctttaaattatttttgaattccTGTGAAAACtatggtgatgaaaatatttacaaCGATGAGCTTCATATAACTCTGAATATATGCTTAGAATAAATGTACCTAaaacaaatacacattttaaaagcttttaatacATATTATTCACCTGCCCTTCTACAATGGTTTTTATCCATTTGCCCTCCTACAAGCATTTTTTTCAGAGTTCCCAGAAttctcttttaaattattattattattttggccacagcctatggcatgtaggatcttagttctccaaccaaagattgaacccaagccccctgcactgggagttcaaatctcaaccactggactgccagggaagtccctaaattattattttttaaaattcttgccaGTTTGGTGACCAAAAAAATTTCAGTGGCCTACCTTGCATTTCCTTGTTTTGATAGTGAAGTCCCTCATGCCTCACTTTTTTACACCTGCTGGAAATAACTGAAGGTAGTGATTAAGCGGGGCCACTCTAGAGCTGGACTAGTCACTTACTGGTGATCTTGGGTATATTCCTTCGTCTCCCTAAACTCACTTACCAACTCTGATAATGACAATACCTACTTCATGAAGTCCATATGAAGATTAAAGACAGTATCACATGAGAAGTGCTTAGAACATGCTTATTGGCATTACAATAAGTACCTGATACCTACTAACTATCCCCATGTTCTCTGGCACCTATATTTCTTCTTACATGAATTGCCTTTTCATTGTCTTTGCTAGGGCAAGTGgtttttctggcttttttttttggtttggaggGGCAAGAGTTTTTAATATAGTAAGTATGTTAACCCATTATCTAGTATATATTGCaatcccctcacccccaccaacTTGTGCTTTGTCTTTAACTTTTATTCAAAATGAGGAAATATTTACCTATCAGGCAATTCAGGCCAGGGAAGGCATAGTTTTGGTCCAGCCTGGTTCTTTTTTCTGCCTCTCAACTTCTTGGAGTGCTTCTTGGAGTCACTTTCCCCTCAGTGAGAAGGTCTGGTATTGATCTTTGTCATCAGAAAGCAGAAATGGCATTTTAAGCAGGATAACTTGTTGTATTAAAAATCACCACTATGGAATAAAACTTTGCTTAATTTATGTAACTAATAGTCATGGCAGATGGGAATCCATGGTTAATATTTCACCATTTTCCATTTATCACTGAATCCAAGTTGTCAGCATTCCATTAGTGGTGTTGTGAAATTAATTACTTCAACTTGAGGGAAGCTTTTGAGATCAAGATCCCTGATAGATTGAGTAGCCATTAAATGCTACTACTTTTCTCCTGTTTCCTGCAAATTATATAATAGAAAGAAATCTTTCTAGCCACAAAGTCTTGTATAAAAGGGAAAAATGTTCATTATTTTGGCATATATACAGTATTAATAATGAAAGTTTTTCACTTCACTAGAAAAAATATGGACACAGAGAACATTATTTTGCCTTGCTAAACAGGGAATTGATCAGAACCACCCTTATAAAAGCATGGAAATTCTGCTTGAGCTGCCAACTTATTtcaaaaagctattaaaaatgggcaaatatTGCTGCTGTGTGATGGGTATATGGGAGTGTGTTATATTATTGCTAGTAGGCTTGTGTACGGTTGAAATTTTCcatataaaacttatttttaaaagtagttttgtTAACAATATTTACCACTAGAGATACAGGGAAAAATTGAACGTCTTTTACTTCTGATTCTTCCTCTGGCTTTTGCCATGTGATTCCCGCATAGATAAATATCTTCTTTCTGCTCACCCCTCCTACTTATTAAAATCACATCAGTCAGTCAGTGAaatttgctcactcatgtccgactctttgttccACGGActgaactctccaggccagaatactggagtgggtatcctttcccttctccagaggatcttctcaacccgggaTGGaaccagttctcccgcattgcagacgaattcgttaccagctgagccacacttAAACTATTTCCTGATCTCTTTTACTCAATATCGTTCATTAGCTTGTATTTTGGGATTTtcccaaaaaatatttttaagcactGAGTCTCAAACACTCAAATTAAAGTATGTATTGGTGATACTGGGCATAAGAGCAAGGAAATTTCAACTTCCAAATTTTATACTTCCTTATTAGATTTTCATTGttgttcattttgttgttttacttTAAGCAGGttcaatttttatgttttttaagataaaaaattaaaCCATGATTTATATCATTGAAAAATTGTTATGATATATAAGACTGAAGATGCTCACCAGTGCTGAAATAGACACAGAATAGACAACACTTAGAGTTGGTCTCAGAGCTTATAAATTGACTATCCTTATTtaacaatcttttctttttttgcttcttaCTGGCCTTTATTTTTCTGCAAGTAGACTGAGGCTATCTGAGTGCTTGAACTTTGATATGTAAAGCAATATTTTCAGATGATGGATACTACATATGCTATAAGTTTAAATCAAGAGATAACAACAATAAATAGTGGTAAATAAAAACTGTTAAATGTCTCAACAGTAAATagtaaaatacagaaattattcttaaaaaataaataaaatgcagaaaaaagatccaaaaaatattctgaaagtcAAGGAAGAAATTCGTCATTAATGTATCAATGTATTTTTTATAAGtatgtattttacttatttaacaatctttatctttgctaagGGCAtctcaggtggcactggtggtaaagaacccacctgtcaatgcaggagacatgagatgtgggctcaatccatgggtcaggaagatcgcctggaaaaaggcatggcaacccactccagtatgcttgcctggagaatactatggacagaggaggctggtgggccacagtccatagggtcgcagagtcccACACGATTCAAGTGAATTAGCACGCACGCTCGCACGCATACATatagatagggcttccctagtggctcagtggtaaatattccacctgccaatgcaggagatgccggttcatATCTCCCTGTGtggggaggatgccctggaggaggaaatggcaatctactctagtattcttgcctgggaaatcccatggacagagaagcctggcaggcaatgACTTTAGGGGCTAAAACAAGGAAGAATGAAGCGGCTGGGCCAAAGCGGGAAAGAccctcagctgtggatgtgtctggtggtgaaagtaaagtcccatgctgtaaagaagAATGTTGCATAAGAACTGCAGATACCTACAAGCTATAAAACACAAAGGTGCTGTGACTTCCAGTCCCATCAGTCCTTCACTCATAAGCCAAATGTCGTGAGCCGTATAGCTCCTGTAGTGCATTTGTTACCTACACCCAGGAGTAAAGAATTGAGAGTGATGAGCAGTGAGCAGAACATTTCTCTATTTTAATCTTTCTCTCAATGCAAATATTTTGACTCTCGCTAGAGGAATTTAACCTCCATGTTTCCATTTGCAGGAAAAATGAAGGACCGACTAGGAGAACTCGTGGAGTTAACCAAGCAGTTTGACCAGCAGTTTCCGGACGACGACGATGATTTTGATTCGCCTCACGAGGACATCGTGTTCGAGACTGACCACATCCTGGAATCCTTGTACCGAGACatccaagaccttcaggaggaaAACCAGCATCTGTTTGCCGACGTGAGGCGGCTGGGAAAGCAGAACACTCGCTTCCTCACGTCCATGCGGCGCCTCAGCAGCATCAAGCGGGACACCAACTCGATCGGCAAGGACATCAAGGCCCGGGGCGAGAGCATTAACCGCAAGCTGGGCGCCATGAAGGCGCTGAGTGAGCAGGCGGAAGTCCAGCACGGCGCGCACTCGGCCGTGGCGCGCATCGCGCGTGCGCAGTACAGCGCGCTCGCCCGCACCTTCCAGGCCGCCATGCACGAGTACAACTGCGCCGAGATGAAGCAACGCGAGAACTGCAAGATCCGCATCCAGCGCCAGCTGGAGATCATGGGTAAGGACGTGTCGGGCGACCAGATCGAGGACATGTTCGAACAGGGCAAGTGGGACGTGTTCTCCGAGAACCTGCTGGCCGACGTGAAGGGCGCGCGGGCGGCTCTCAACGAGATAGAGAGCCGCCACCGGGAGCTGCTGCAGCTGGAGGGCCGCATCCGCGACCTGCACGACCTCTTTCTGCAGATGGCCCTGCTCGTGGAGCAGCAGGCGGACACCCTGGACGTCATCGAGTTCAACGTGCAGAAGGCCGTCGAATACACCGGGCAGGCCAAGGTGCAGGTGCGCAAGGCTGTGCAGTACAAGAAGAAGAACCCCTGCCGGACGATCTGCTGTTTCTGCTGCCCCTGCCTCAACTAGCAAGTGACCCTGGGCCGCCACACCTCCATCCCCGAGCGGGATGGACGGGGAAACGCTCTGGGGGTAGATTTTGAGGCCATCTGTCCTGGGGTGAATTGCGCTAATCACTATGGACCTGAGcccttagagaaagaaaaaaaaaaaaaaacccaaacacgaGGTGCAAGAATTCCAGCCCACCTCGTACTTGGAACAAGGGTGGATCCCACCCGCTGATTCTTCAGTCACGACAGATGCCAGCTGAAGTTTTCTGAGGTCGTTTAAAGGGCACATAGCACCCTTGCCTCTTAAAGGAAGCCAAATAAGGAACTGACGTTGTGACTTAACTCTACAGCATATGTCCAAGGCATGTTTGTACAAGAACCTCTAGCCGGAAGTCAATTCTGGATCGGCTCAAAGTATGAACTTGTCATCAAAATTCCAGTTCGTTTACCTTATCCTGAAAGTACCTCTGTTCTGTACCTTTTCGAGTGAAACTGACCTTGGGAAAAACTGCACATCTTCCATTTCTGAGGCTTCCTCTGGTTTATGCTATGCGATCCCCATCTGAATGTATATCTTCTGCTCACGTCCTTTACTTACTAAAATcacatttaacatttattatttccttacCTCTTTACTTTCAGTATGTTCCATCAGAATAcattatgggatttttttttccccaaagtttttTGAGCACTCAATATTGAACAAGCACTCAAATTGAAGTATGTATatcacattatatattttttcataaataaaaataatttaaaatttatctttttacttgATAATTATGAATACACTTATATGTAAATGTAAAGTACCAATATTTACTAATGTATGTACATAATGACCAGTTGGTTTAGCTTTACCTTTGTaaatatgatatataaatatcaagaaaaacatttttactgtATTGATGTTGGTTTGCTTGTTTTGAGTTTATCTTGTTCCTGTCTGCATCTCCATAGTTCAGTTTGGATCAAAACCACCCAAGTTTGTTTTGAGTTGTTTGGTTATGGTGGTATAGAACAGATATCAAATGCTGAAAATGCATACAGagttagaaatattaaaaaaaaaagtctgagaaaTAATTACTTTTGTTTTACTGTGACCCActcctttcatgcattgaaatGTAGTAATTTAAAACAGGGATTCCctggtctgcctgcaatgcgtgagacctgcgttctatccctgggtcgggaagatcccctggggaaggaaatggcaacccactccagtattcttgcctggagaatcccatggatggaggagcctggtgggctgcagtccacggggtcgcaaagagtcagatacgactgagcgaataGTCTTGTTTTTcaagttaaataaacattacattttaagcatgctttttatgtatttgtgtcCTGACCATTTAAATCTTTGTCTAACTTTTCAATTATTGTTCTAAAACTTCTTCTATCACCTTGTTTGAGCCTGCAACTGGTGAATGGACCTCtgaatgggggaggggggaacgAAAAAGAATTCACACAGGGATGTGTTGCTTTCTCTCCTGAGTTATTAGTAATAGTTTAGCAAAATCATCATGTTTTGGAGATTTGGTTTCATTTGCAAACTTTGTAATATCCTTACCTACACTCACCATGTTTCCTGTGTTTTTTATGAATCAACTCTGAACTCTTTCTACTTATTGTTTAATAGATGAGAGGGTTTATTCAATGGTCATTATTCTCAGGTGCTTCAGacagtgaaattttaaaagaagtagaAAGAATATCTGAACTCTTTGGAACTCACTAACTAATCTGCTTATGACCATGAAATCTAGCCCTGCtcctaattttaatttcatggttaatATAAGAATTGTGGAAATCAAGTCCCACTGGATTCTTCTTAGACTTCTCCCAGTTCTTTCTCAGCTAATTCCAGGGATGATATGTTTCACCTTTGACCTAATTCCCtttctctaaaaaagaaaaagttcacaCAGCTCGATTACTAAGTCTTCCATGGTAGTGAAGAGATACTGGGAATACAGGACATGGGCTATACTAGTTTCCATAAGAGAGAATACGTCCTG
Coding sequences within:
- the STX11 gene encoding syntaxin-11, with protein sequence MKDRLGELVELTKQFDQQFPDDDDDFDSPHEDIVFETDHILESLYRDIQDLQEENQHLFADVRRLGKQNTRFLTSMRRLSSIKRDTNSIGKDIKARGESINRKLGAMKALSEQAEVQHGAHSAVARIARAQYSALARTFQAAMHEYNCAEMKQRENCKIRIQRQLEIMGKDVSGDQIEDMFEQGKWDVFSENLLADVKGARAALNEIESRHRELLQLEGRIRDLHDLFLQMALLVEQQADTLDVIEFNVQKAVEYTGQAKVQVRKAVQYKKKNPCRTICCFCCPCLN